The following coding sequences lie in one Deltaproteobacteria bacterium genomic window:
- a CDS encoding protein kinase, with amino-acid sequence MEGTAQRSRSRGTLAAGSRIGRYVLGRRLAKGGMAELYLAKAVGIGGFEKPCVLKLVLPHLTDDASFVEMFLGEARLAATLDHPNVVHVIDIGEIDGEYFFVMEYMHGRDVRALLRASNPGTLPLAAALTIVHEAAEGLHYVHERRDPTGRFLGLVHRDVSPSNVMVSFDGTVKLVDFGIAKATEMRHATRTGVLKGKVHYMAPEQCEGLALDRRTDVFALGILLYEMTTGRPLFTGTNDYYVMSRIVRGVFARPREVDPAYPPELERIVMRALAREPNERYVSAQALQVDIEAYARTAGLTLSSRVLVETMHDMFGEAPLPNFEDDEEESNPTVLHVSQSVDSAAVANLTAPTDVLMAPRQLSRVAAPPRRRTVALALALGLGVPCLTIGAWAAVELGVADEAAAQDVAPAPVAQAPVVADPSPAAPTLGPPRLAPAGTRAVALPSSAVDRAVTPTEAPLVLPAVEPTDDVIEIEPGDELPQVGEPSEPGAPSEPSEVAQAVHVADAGIAEAGAAAGRTKAKRRAASARKRKSGHASAAKHTGAQDDVDAMYPSGG; translated from the coding sequence GTGGAGGGGACGGCGCAGCGGTCGCGTTCGCGCGGCACCCTGGCAGCCGGCAGTCGCATCGGGCGCTATGTCCTGGGCCGCCGACTCGCCAAGGGCGGCATGGCCGAGCTCTACCTCGCGAAGGCGGTCGGCATCGGCGGCTTCGAGAAGCCCTGTGTGCTCAAGCTGGTGCTGCCGCACCTGACCGACGACGCGTCGTTCGTGGAGATGTTCCTCGGCGAGGCCCGCCTGGCGGCGACGCTCGATCATCCGAACGTCGTGCACGTCATCGACATCGGCGAGATCGATGGCGAGTACTTCTTCGTGATGGAGTACATGCACGGTCGCGACGTGCGTGCGCTGTTGCGGGCGTCCAACCCCGGCACGCTGCCGCTGGCGGCTGCGTTGACGATCGTGCACGAGGCCGCAGAGGGCCTCCACTACGTGCACGAGCGGCGCGATCCGACCGGCCGTTTCCTCGGCCTGGTGCATCGCGACGTGTCGCCGTCGAATGTGATGGTCAGCTTCGACGGCACCGTGAAGCTGGTCGACTTCGGCATCGCCAAGGCCACCGAGATGCGCCACGCCACGCGCACCGGGGTGCTCAAGGGCAAGGTGCACTACATGGCGCCGGAGCAGTGCGAGGGGCTCGCGCTCGATCGTCGCACCGACGTGTTCGCGCTCGGCATCCTGCTCTACGAGATGACCACTGGCCGGCCGCTCTTCACCGGCACCAACGACTACTACGTGATGTCGCGGATCGTCCGTGGCGTGTTCGCGCGGCCCCGCGAGGTCGATCCGGCGTATCCGCCGGAGCTCGAGCGCATCGTGATGCGTGCGCTGGCCCGCGAGCCGAACGAGCGCTACGTGTCGGCGCAGGCGCTGCAGGTCGACATCGAGGCCTACGCCCGGACGGCCGGTCTCACGCTGTCGTCGCGCGTGTTGGTCGAGACCATGCACGACATGTTCGGCGAGGCGCCGCTGCCGAACTTCGAGGACGACGAAGAAGAGTCGAACCCCACGGTCCTGCACGTGTCGCAGAGCGTCGACAGTGCGGCGGTCGCCAACCTGACGGCGCCGACCGACGTGTTGATGGCACCGCGGCAGCTCTCGCGGGTCGCTGCGCCGCCCCGGCGCCGCACGGTCGCGCTCGCGCTCGCGCTGGGACTCGGCGTGCCGTGCTTGACGATCGGCGCGTGGGCTGCGGTCGAGCTCGGGGTCGCCGACGAGGCCGCCGCGCAGGACGTCGCGCCCGCGCCGGTGGCCCAGGCCCCGGTGGTCGCCGATCCGAGCCCTGCGGCCCCGACACTCGGTCCGCCGCGGCTGGCCCCGGCCGGTACGCGCGCGGTGGCGCTGCCGAGCTCGGCGGTCGATCGGGCGGTCACACCGACCGAGGCGCCGCTGGTGCTACCCGCGGTGGAGCCCACCGACGATGTGATCGAGATCGAGCCCGGTGACGAGCTGCCCCAGGTCGGCGAGCCGTCGGAGCCCGGTGCGCCGAGCGAGCCGAGTGAGGTGGCGCAGGCCGTACACGTCGCCGACGCGGGCATCGCGGAGGCCGGTGCAGCGGCGGGTCGCACGAAGGCGAAGCGGCGGGCCGCCAGCGCCCGCAAGCGCAAGTCCGGGCACGCCTCCGCCGCGAAGCACACCGGTGCGCAAGACGACGTCGACGCGATGTATCCTTCCGGCGGTTGA
- the queC gene encoding 7-cyano-7-deazaguanine synthase QueC, with amino-acid sequence MAEPDRAAVVLTSGGLDSTTLLALADAEGRRIHALSFRYGQRHAVELQCAARQAERFAAVAHETVDLAHLGRLLAPATSLVASSALDVPKHGAPSSDTAIPSTYVPARNLLFLSYGLAWAEALGADELWIGVNALDYSGYPDCRPQFIAAFATVAALATRRGVEGEAIAIRSPLAALRKHEIIALGLRHGVDYADTVSCYDPVVDGERVLACGACESCGLRREGFALAGASDPTRYVT; translated from the coding sequence GTGGCTGAGCCCGACCGTGCCGCCGTGGTGCTGACCAGCGGCGGCCTCGACTCCACGACGCTGCTCGCCCTCGCCGATGCCGAGGGTCGCCGCATCCACGCGCTGAGCTTTCGCTACGGCCAGCGGCACGCCGTCGAGCTGCAGTGCGCCGCGCGGCAGGCCGAGCGCTTCGCCGCAGTCGCGCACGAGACCGTCGATCTCGCGCACCTCGGGCGTCTGCTCGCGCCCGCGACGTCGCTGGTCGCGAGCAGTGCGCTCGACGTCCCCAAGCACGGCGCGCCGAGCAGCGACACCGCGATCCCGAGCACGTATGTCCCGGCGCGCAATCTCTTGTTCCTCTCCTACGGCCTGGCGTGGGCCGAGGCGCTGGGCGCCGACGAGCTGTGGATCGGCGTGAACGCGCTCGACTACTCCGGCTACCCCGACTGCCGACCGCAGTTCATCGCCGCCTTCGCGACCGTCGCCGCGCTCGCGACCCGCCGCGGTGTCGAAGGGGAGGCGATCGCGATCCGTTCGCCGCTGGCGGCCCTGCGCAAGCACGAGATCATCGCGCTCGGACTGCGACACGGCGTCGACTATGCCGACACCGTGAGCTGCTACGATCCGGTCGTCGACGGCGAGCGGGTCCTGGCCTGCGGTGCCTGCGAGAGCTGCGGCCTGCGCCGTGAGGGCTTCGCACTCGCCGGCGCATCCGACCCGACCCGCTACGTCACATGA
- a CDS encoding DASS family sodium-coupled anion symporter yields MTVREAMTEAEARFDRRRRALGRVLAPALFVALWLAPLPGLSPSAHALAAVAAATVALWITEAVPLPVAALLGPALAVLTGVAPAKQAFAPLSDPLIYLFLGGFVLAEGLARQGVDRRIALWLIARPQVAGSPSRAMVAIGLIAWAFSMWISNTATCAMLLPVALGLHATMREVIGDDPQQRRALDHFGGGMCLLLAYAASIGGVATPIGTGPNVIAIGMLEEQLGEHFGFTRWMAFALPLSAAMMATATVLAVRRFRPPMTRLPGLADEVARQLRALGPVSVAERRAVAVFGVAVLGWLTPSLLQLALGGAHPWASWAGDVLDEGVVAIVCASALFVLPSGRSDPGRPHLLSWEDAQRLDWGTLLLLGGGLSLGKLTFETGLAEAIGRGVLANVGGLASHPFGLLTCAVVLMLVLTEVTSNTAVTSMMLPVFLGVAQAAGLSPLPVAVLATIAASFAFMLPVSTPPNAMAYGTRMIRIESMLALGTRLDLAGLGWLLVLGATLLPLIM; encoded by the coding sequence GTGACGGTGCGCGAGGCGATGACCGAGGCCGAGGCGCGCTTCGACCGACGCCGGCGCGCACTCGGCCGCGTGCTCGCGCCTGCGTTGTTCGTGGCGCTGTGGCTGGCGCCGCTGCCGGGCCTGTCGCCCTCGGCCCACGCGCTGGCCGCGGTCGCAGCCGCGACGGTGGCGCTGTGGATCACCGAGGCGGTGCCGCTGCCGGTGGCGGCGCTGTTGGGCCCCGCGCTCGCGGTGCTCACCGGGGTCGCGCCCGCGAAGCAGGCCTTCGCGCCGCTGTCGGATCCGCTGATCTACCTCTTCTTGGGTGGCTTCGTGCTCGCCGAGGGTCTGGCACGGCAGGGCGTCGACCGCCGCATCGCGCTGTGGCTGATCGCGCGGCCGCAGGTCGCGGGCTCACCGAGCCGTGCGATGGTGGCGATCGGTCTCATCGCGTGGGCCTTCTCGATGTGGATCTCCAACACGGCGACGTGCGCGATGCTGCTGCCGGTCGCGTTGGGTCTGCACGCAACCATGCGCGAGGTCATCGGCGACGACCCGCAGCAACGCCGCGCGCTCGATCACTTTGGCGGCGGCATGTGCCTGCTGCTCGCCTACGCGGCCTCGATCGGTGGGGTCGCCACGCCGATCGGCACCGGGCCCAACGTCATCGCGATCGGCATGCTCGAGGAGCAGCTCGGCGAGCACTTCGGCTTCACGCGCTGGATGGCGTTCGCACTGCCGCTGTCGGCGGCGATGATGGCGACCGCGACGGTGCTGGCGGTGCGGCGGTTCCGACCGCCGATGACTCGGCTGCCGGGCCTCGCCGACGAGGTCGCGCGACAGCTGCGGGCGCTCGGTCCCGTGAGCGTGGCCGAGCGTCGCGCGGTCGCGGTGTTCGGCGTCGCAGTGCTGGGCTGGCTGACGCCGTCGCTGTTGCAGCTGGCGCTCGGCGGGGCGCACCCGTGGGCGTCGTGGGCCGGCGATGTGCTCGACGAAGGCGTCGTCGCGATCGTGTGCGCGAGCGCGTTGTTCGTGCTGCCCAGCGGCCGCAGTGATCCGGGGCGTCCGCACCTGCTCTCGTGGGAGGACGCGCAGCGGCTCGACTGGGGCACCCTGCTGCTGCTCGGCGGTGGGCTCTCGCTCGGCAAGCTCACCTTCGAAACCGGGCTGGCCGAGGCGATCGGACGCGGCGTGCTGGCCAACGTCGGCGGCCTCGCCAGTCATCCGTTCGGGCTGCTGACGTGCGCGGTCGTGTTGATGCTCGTGCTGACCGAGGTGACCAGCAACACCGCGGTCACCAGCATGATGCTGCCGGTGTTCCTGGGGGTCGCGCAGGCCGCCGGGCTGTCGCCCCTGCCGGTCGCCGTGCTGGCGACCATCGCCGCCAGCTTCGCGTTCATGCTGCCGGTGTCGACGCCACCCAACGCGATGGCCTACGGCACCCGCATGATCCGCATCGAGTCGATGCTGGCCCTGGGCACGAGGCTCGATCTCGCGGGGTTGGGGTGGCTGCTGGTGCTCGGCGCGACGTTGTTGCCGCTCATCATGTGA
- a CDS encoding MFS transporter: MTAPNEPTPATTPTRRMPPLTWVTTLYYAEGFPYALVNNVAEVLFKDLGASVQAIGLTSAFHLPWNLKFLWAPVLDRHETKRRFILGCEWLVLAITVALALLGATMPMAVAAVVFVALAFVAATHDVAIDGYYLEALDRDEQSKYVGLRAAAYRGAVLVASGPMLVIAGFAGWHAAWWFAVAVAVAMLFFHRHALPDVERRGVPLRVWLSAMARPRRLIMLAVVAAAIGLERTSGLLDAPLAWLRERIAEVPLVGSLGLGEWIGVALLLVAIPTMIFLGRVQAFLRRRNSSYARAFVDFLEHPQIPRALALILLFRTGESFLMKMRLPFLRDACGLSLEAYGVINGTLGFIATMIGTLLGGYLIAKHGLRRWLWPMVFAQNLPNLLYVLLAAVGDPSQVAIEMIASVVILEDFGAGLGTSVFMIYIMRCCDPRHKATHMAVLTAVMSIGFTVAGMGSGYLVARMGFTNFFLLSFVATIPSMLVLPFAPFLDRGRGDEAAHDAPPRPADGHPTNP, translated from the coding sequence ATGACTGCGCCGAACGAACCCACGCCGGCAACCACGCCGACGCGGCGCATGCCGCCGCTGACGTGGGTGACGACGCTGTACTACGCCGAGGGCTTCCCCTACGCGTTGGTCAACAACGTCGCCGAGGTGCTCTTCAAGGACCTCGGGGCGAGCGTGCAGGCCATCGGACTCACGTCGGCCTTCCACCTGCCGTGGAACCTCAAGTTCCTGTGGGCACCGGTGCTCGATCGCCACGAGACCAAGCGCCGCTTCATCCTCGGCTGCGAGTGGCTGGTCCTGGCGATCACCGTCGCGCTCGCGCTGCTCGGAGCGACCATGCCGATGGCCGTCGCGGCGGTCGTCTTCGTCGCGCTGGCGTTCGTCGCGGCGACCCACGACGTCGCAATCGACGGCTACTACCTCGAGGCGCTCGACCGCGACGAGCAGTCCAAGTACGTCGGTCTGCGTGCGGCCGCCTACCGCGGCGCGGTGCTGGTCGCCAGCGGGCCGATGCTCGTGATCGCGGGCTTCGCGGGCTGGCACGCCGCGTGGTGGTTCGCGGTCGCGGTCGCGGTCGCAATGCTGTTCTTCCACCGCCATGCCCTGCCCGACGTCGAGCGCCGCGGCGTGCCCCTGCGCGTGTGGCTGTCGGCGATGGCGCGGCCGCGGCGGCTGATCATGCTCGCGGTGGTCGCGGCCGCGATCGGCCTCGAGCGCACGTCGGGCCTGCTCGACGCTCCGCTCGCGTGGCTGCGCGAGCGCATCGCCGAGGTGCCGCTGGTCGGCTCGCTCGGACTCGGCGAATGGATCGGCGTCGCGCTGCTGCTGGTCGCAATCCCGACCATGATCTTCCTCGGCCGCGTGCAGGCGTTCCTGCGCCGCCGGAACTCCAGCTACGCACGGGCCTTCGTCGACTTCCTCGAGCACCCGCAGATCCCACGGGCGTTGGCGCTGATCCTGTTGTTCCGCACCGGTGAGTCGTTCCTCATGAAGATGAGGCTGCCGTTCTTGCGCGACGCCTGCGGCCTCTCGCTCGAGGCCTACGGTGTCATCAACGGCACGCTCGGCTTCATCGCCACGATGATCGGGACCTTGCTCGGCGGCTACCTCATCGCCAAGCACGGACTGCGGCGCTGGCTGTGGCCGATGGTGTTCGCGCAGAACCTGCCCAACCTGCTCTACGTCCTGCTCGCGGCGGTCGGGGATCCCTCGCAGGTCGCGATCGAGATGATCGCCAGCGTGGTCATCCTCGAGGACTTCGGCGCCGGACTCGGCACCTCGGTGTTCATGATCTACATCATGCGCTGCTGCGACCCCCGCCACAAAGCCACGCACATGGCCGTGCTCACCGCCGTCATGAGCATCGGCTTCACGGTCGCCGGCATGGGCAGCGGCTACTTGGTCGCGCGCATGGGCTTCACGAACTTCTTCCTGCTCAGCTTCGTGGCCACGATTCCCAGCATGCTGGTGCTGCCGTTCGCGCCCTTCCTCGATCGAGGGCGCGGTGACGAAGCGGCCCACGACGCGCCACCGCGGCCCGCCGACGGCCACCCTACAAACCCGTAG
- a CDS encoding c-type cytochrome has protein sequence MPRHLLVVSTLAASTLCLAIAGASARSVARSKQPHFEEIGQFGMVGGGAELPFALQDPPLGETQAPAATPPSASLAGSTIAALKDGALVVDGDSGKLLRTNVQGELVAELEIGRDAGQLVVDAKHRRAFVSDRAHDRVVVVSLAKGGLAQTDAWRTGAEPFGLALSPDGASLLVTHVADQKLVAFDTTTGFESWSLELGPEPRGVAIAPDGHEALVTFLTTGAVARVDLGGKGHAPKLSFVSLDPAKANTAGFDNAFGQAAIPAQTGNAGGTVKTPAFNPDKGKSFVRNAFAPMYVGHGLAVVPHQLSTPHLASGDFEVPSGGYGGGNGFQSPITHRLAFLDTPDAGQSGDIRTAMATTNLHQPRAMAYDGNSDTLYVAAYGSDDVMAVANVSQASVHLGWQHHIASSEGCAPDGLAVDGENGEVLVFCSLTRQVVRLKGDASGGTAPSMVSTSKELAKSSFSSSELRGKKLFREGRNGMISTFGAMACASCHAEARSDGLTWFLQGNILQTPFLSGRLEGTHPFKWDGQDANLQVSLTSTVKRLGGSGITNRDAKDLQAFLTALPKPRTPTVEEPAAVARGKQLFESSTTGCLNCHDGAMTTDGKRHDLATDLPAVDTPSLIGLAASAPYYHDGSASSLESLLRNNGSIHAMGKTSRLDDAQISDLVAYLETL, from the coding sequence ATGCCGCGCCACCTGCTCGTCGTCTCCACCCTCGCCGCTTCGACCCTGTGCCTCGCCATCGCTGGCGCCAGTGCCCGATCGGTGGCGCGGTCGAAGCAGCCGCACTTCGAGGAGATCGGGCAGTTCGGCATGGTGGGCGGCGGTGCCGAGCTGCCCTTCGCACTGCAGGATCCCCCCCTGGGTGAGACCCAAGCCCCCGCCGCGACCCCGCCCTCCGCGTCGCTCGCGGGCAGCACCATCGCCGCCTTGAAGGACGGCGCGCTCGTGGTGGACGGTGACAGCGGCAAGCTGCTGCGCACCAACGTGCAGGGCGAGTTGGTGGCGGAGCTCGAGATCGGCCGCGATGCCGGCCAGCTGGTGGTCGATGCGAAGCATCGGCGCGCGTTCGTGAGCGACCGTGCGCACGATCGCGTGGTGGTGGTGTCGCTTGCCAAGGGTGGCCTTGCGCAGACCGACGCGTGGCGTACCGGCGCGGAGCCCTTCGGCCTCGCGCTCTCGCCGGACGGCGCCAGCCTGCTGGTGACCCACGTGGCCGATCAGAAGCTGGTGGCGTTCGACACCACGACCGGCTTCGAGAGCTGGTCGCTCGAGCTGGGCCCCGAGCCCCGCGGGGTTGCGATCGCCCCCGATGGCCACGAGGCGCTCGTCACCTTCCTGACCACTGGCGCGGTCGCCCGCGTGGATCTGGGCGGCAAGGGTCACGCGCCGAAGTTGTCGTTCGTCTCGCTCGACCCCGCCAAGGCGAACACCGCCGGCTTCGACAACGCCTTCGGACAGGCCGCGATCCCGGCCCAGACCGGCAATGCGGGCGGCACCGTCAAGACGCCCGCGTTCAACCCCGACAAGGGCAAGAGCTTCGTTCGCAACGCCTTCGCGCCGATGTACGTCGGGCATGGCCTCGCGGTGGTGCCCCACCAGCTGAGCACGCCGCACCTCGCGAGCGGCGACTTCGAGGTGCCGTCGGGCGGATACGGCGGCGGCAATGGCTTCCAGTCGCCCATCACCCACCGGCTCGCGTTCCTCGACACGCCCGATGCCGGCCAGAGCGGCGACATCCGCACCGCGATGGCGACGACCAACCTCCACCAGCCGCGCGCGATGGCGTACGACGGCAACAGCGACACGCTGTACGTCGCCGCCTACGGCTCCGACGACGTGATGGCGGTGGCCAACGTCTCACAGGCGTCGGTGCACCTCGGCTGGCAGCACCACATCGCGAGCAGCGAAGGCTGCGCCCCCGACGGACTCGCGGTCGACGGCGAGAACGGCGAGGTGCTGGTGTTCTGCTCGCTGACCCGTCAGGTCGTCCGCCTCAAGGGCGACGCCAGCGGCGGCACGGCCCCCAGCATGGTCTCGACCAGCAAGGAGCTCGCGAAGAGCAGCTTCTCGAGCTCGGAGCTGCGCGGCAAGAAGCTGTTCCGCGAGGGTCGCAACGGCATGATCTCGACCTTCGGCGCGATGGCGTGCGCGAGCTGCCACGCCGAGGCCCGCTCCGACGGCCTGACCTGGTTCCTGCAGGGCAACATCCTGCAGACCCCGTTCTTGTCGGGCCGCCTCGAGGGCACCCACCCGTTCAAGTGGGATGGCCAGGACGCCAACCTCCAGGTGAGCCTCACGAGCACGGTGAAGCGACTCGGTGGCTCCGGCATCACCAACCGCGACGCGAAGGATCTGCAGGCGTTCCTCACCGCGCTGCCCAAGCCCCGCACGCCCACCGTCGAGGAGCCCGCAGCGGTCGCCCGCGGCAAGCAGCTGTTCGAGAGCAGCACGACCGGCTGCCTCAACTGCCACGACGGCGCGATGACGACCGACGGCAAGCGCCACGACCTCGCGACCGACCTCCCGGCCGTCGACACCCCGTCGCTGATCGGTCTGGCCGCGAGCGCGCCCTACTATCACGACGGCAGCGCGAGCTCGCTGGAGTCGCTGCTGCGCAACAACGGCAGCATCCACGCCATGGGCAAGACCTCGCGGCTCGACGACGCGCAGATCAGCGACCTGGTCGCCTACCTCGAGACGCTGTAG
- a CDS encoding response regulator transcription factor, whose product MTAQILIVDDEADLVSTVAYNLEREGFRTTRAGTGEAALALASASPAPDLVLLDLMLPDIAGTEVCRRLKQSESTRDIPVLMLTAKADQVDRVVGFELGADDYVTKPFSVRELTLRVKAILRRTEGATEPGARLRFGRLQIDVEGHRVWIDDEEIVLTALEFRLLIALAQRKGRVQTRDALLTHVWEMNGDITTRTVDTHVRRLRKKLGDVADCIETLRGVGYRFRPQPNAGD is encoded by the coding sequence ATGACCGCACAGATCCTCATCGTGGACGACGAGGCTGACCTGGTCTCGACGGTTGCCTACAACCTCGAGCGCGAGGGCTTCCGCACCACGCGCGCCGGCACCGGTGAAGCGGCGCTCGCACTGGCCAGCGCGAGCCCGGCACCGGATCTCGTGCTGCTCGACCTGATGCTCCCCGACATCGCGGGCACCGAGGTTTGCCGACGCCTCAAGCAGTCGGAATCGACCCGTGACATCCCGGTGCTGATGCTGACCGCGAAGGCCGACCAGGTCGATCGCGTGGTCGGCTTCGAGCTCGGCGCCGATGACTACGTCACCAAGCCGTTCAGCGTGCGGGAGCTGACCCTGCGCGTGAAGGCGATCCTCCGCCGCACCGAGGGTGCCACCGAGCCCGGCGCGCGGCTGCGTTTCGGACGGCTGCAGATCGACGTCGAAGGCCACCGCGTGTGGATCGACGACGAGGAGATCGTGCTGACGGCGCTCGAGTTTCGTCTGCTGATCGCGCTGGCCCAGCGCAAGGGTCGCGTGCAGACCCGAGACGCGCTGCTGACCCACGTCTGGGAGATGAACGGCGACATCACCACGCGCACGGTCGACACCCACGTGCGTCGGCTGCGAAAGAAGCTGGGTGACGTCGCCGATTGCATCGAGACGCTGCGCGGCGTCGGCTATCGCTTCCGGCCCCAACCCAACGCGGGGGACTGA